A genomic window from Klebsiella quasipneumoniae subsp. quasipneumoniae includes:
- the rplQ gene encoding 50S ribosomal protein L17 — protein MRHRKSGRQLNRNSSHRQAMFRNMAGSLVRHEIIKTTLPKAKELRRVVEPLITLAKTDSVANRRLAFARTRDNEIVAKLFNELGPRFASRAGGYTRILKCGFRAGDNAPMAYIELVDRAEPKAEAAAE, from the coding sequence ATGCGCCATCGTAAGAGTGGTCGTCAACTGAACCGCAACAGCAGCCATCGCCAGGCTATGTTCCGTAACATGGCAGGTTCGCTGGTTCGTCATGAAATCATCAAGACGACCCTGCCGAAAGCGAAAGAACTGCGTCGCGTAGTTGAGCCGCTGATTACTCTTGCCAAGACTGATAGCGTTGCTAATCGTCGTCTGGCATTCGCCCGTACTCGTGATAACGAGATCGTGGCAAAACTGTTTAACGAGCTGGGCCCGCGTTTCGCGAGCCGCGCCGGTGGTTACACTCGCATTCTGAAGTGTGGCTTCCGTGCAGGCGACAACGCGCCGATGGCATACATCGAGCTGGTTGATCGTGCTGAGCCGAAAGCAGAAGCTGCTGCAGAGTAA
- the rsmB gene encoding 16S rRNA (cytosine(967)-C(5))-methyltransferase RsmB: MKKNINLRSLAAQAIEQVVEKGQSLSNVLPPLQQKVSDKDKALLQELCFGVLRTLSQLEWLISKLMARPMTGKQRTVHFLIMVGLYQLLYTRIPPHAALAETVEGAVAIKRPQLKGLINGVLRQFQRQQEELLAEFAGQENRYLHPKWLLKRLQQAWPQQWQEIVDANNQRPPMWLRVNRNHHSRDEWLALLKEAGLEGFTHPDYPDAVRLATPAPVHALPGFAEGWVTVQDASAQGCMRYLQPENGERILDLCAAPGGKTTHILEVAPQAEVMAVDIDEQRLSRVYDNLKRLGMKAEVKQGDGRFPEQWCGSEQFDRILLDAPCSATGVIRRHPDIKWLRRDRDIGDLAQLQAEILNAIWGHLKPGGTLVYATCSILPEENSQQIAAFLARTPDAELHATGTPASPGQQNLPGAEEGDGFFYAKLIKRRN; this comes from the coding sequence ATGAAAAAGAATATAAATTTACGCAGCCTGGCCGCCCAGGCTATCGAGCAAGTCGTTGAAAAAGGTCAGTCTTTAAGCAACGTCCTGCCCCCTCTACAGCAAAAAGTCAGCGATAAAGACAAAGCGCTGCTGCAGGAGCTGTGTTTTGGCGTACTGCGTACGCTCAGCCAGCTGGAGTGGCTTATCAGCAAGCTGATGGCGCGTCCGATGACCGGCAAACAGCGCACCGTGCACTTTCTGATTATGGTTGGGCTCTATCAGTTACTCTACACCCGCATCCCTCCGCACGCCGCGCTGGCTGAAACGGTAGAAGGCGCGGTGGCGATTAAGCGCCCGCAGCTTAAAGGGCTGATCAATGGGGTGTTACGCCAGTTTCAGCGCCAGCAGGAAGAGCTACTGGCAGAATTCGCCGGGCAGGAAAACCGCTACCTTCATCCCAAATGGCTGCTGAAGCGTCTGCAGCAGGCCTGGCCGCAACAATGGCAGGAGATCGTCGATGCGAACAACCAGCGCCCGCCGATGTGGCTGCGCGTTAACCGCAACCATCATTCCCGAGACGAATGGCTTGCTCTGCTTAAAGAGGCTGGCTTAGAGGGCTTCACCCACCCTGACTATCCCGACGCCGTGCGTCTGGCCACCCCTGCCCCGGTCCATGCGTTGCCGGGTTTTGCCGAAGGATGGGTAACCGTTCAGGATGCCTCGGCCCAGGGCTGCATGCGCTATCTGCAGCCGGAAAACGGCGAGCGCATTCTCGATCTCTGCGCCGCGCCGGGCGGCAAGACGACGCATATTCTGGAAGTCGCTCCCCAGGCTGAGGTCATGGCGGTGGACATTGATGAACAGCGTCTTTCCCGCGTCTATGACAACCTGAAACGGCTGGGCATGAAAGCCGAAGTCAAACAGGGCGATGGTCGCTTCCCTGAGCAGTGGTGTGGCAGCGAGCAGTTCGATCGTATTCTGCTGGATGCCCCCTGTTCCGCCACCGGCGTTATCCGCCGCCACCCGGATATCAAATGGCTGCGCCGGGATCGGGATATCGGCGATTTAGCCCAGCTGCAGGCCGAGATCCTCAATGCCATCTGGGGGCATCTGAAGCCAGGCGGCACGTTGGTTTACGCTACCTGTTCTATTCTGCCGGAAGAGAATAGTCAGCAAATTGCCGCGTTCCTCGCGCGGACCCCGGATGCAGAGCTTCACGCAACCGGTACGCCGGCAAGCCCGGGACAGCAAAATCTGCCGGGTGCGGAAGAAGGCGATGGCTTCTTTTACGCTAAGCTAATCAAACGTCGGAACTAA
- the mscL gene encoding large-conductance mechanosensitive channel protein MscL has product MSFLKEFREFAMRGNVVDLAVGVIIGAAFGKIVSSLVADIIMPPLGLLIGGIDFKQFAVTLRDAQGDVPAVVMHYGVFIQNVFDFIIVAFAIFMAIKLMNKLNRKKEEAPAAPPAPSKEEVLLSEIRDLLKEQNNRS; this is encoded by the coding sequence ATGAGTTTTTTAAAAGAGTTTCGCGAATTCGCGATGCGCGGGAACGTTGTCGATTTGGCAGTGGGTGTGATCATCGGTGCAGCATTCGGTAAAATTGTTTCGTCGCTGGTCGCGGATATTATTATGCCGCCGCTCGGCCTGTTGATTGGCGGGATCGATTTTAAACAGTTTGCCGTCACGCTGCGCGATGCCCAGGGTGATGTACCGGCAGTGGTGATGCACTACGGGGTGTTTATTCAGAACGTTTTCGATTTCATCATCGTCGCATTTGCCATTTTCATGGCGATTAAACTGATGAATAAGTTAAATCGTAAGAAAGAAGAGGCTCCGGCGGCACCGCCAGCGCCCTCTAAAGAAGAAGTCCTGCTGAGCGAAATTCGCGATCTGCTGAAAGAACAAAACAACCGTTCTTAA
- the def gene encoding peptide deformylase, with protein MAVLQVLHIPDERLRKVAEPVKEVNAEIQRIVDDMFDTMYAEEGIGLAATQVDIHQRIIVIDVSENREEQLVLINPELLEKDGETGIEEGCLSIPEQRALVPRAEKVKIRALDRDGKPFELEADGLLAICIQHEMDHLVGKLFIDYLSPLKQQRIRQKVEKLDRLRSRA; from the coding sequence ATGGCAGTTTTGCAAGTGTTACATATTCCGGACGAGCGCCTTCGCAAAGTCGCCGAGCCGGTCAAAGAAGTGAATGCGGAAATTCAGCGTATCGTCGATGATATGTTCGACACCATGTACGCTGAGGAGGGCATTGGTCTGGCCGCGACCCAGGTCGATATCCATCAGCGCATTATCGTTATTGATGTGTCGGAAAATCGTGAAGAGCAGCTGGTGTTAATCAACCCGGAGCTGCTGGAAAAAGATGGCGAAACGGGCATCGAAGAAGGCTGCCTGTCGATTCCGGAACAGCGCGCCCTGGTGCCGCGTGCGGAAAAAGTGAAGATCCGAGCGCTGGATCGCGACGGTAAGCCATTTGAACTGGAGGCCGATGGCCTGCTGGCTATCTGTATTCAGCATGAGATGGATCATCTGGTCGGCAAACTGTTTATTGATTATCTGTCACCGCTCAAACAACAGCGCATTCGTCAGAAGGTTGAGAAACTGGATCGTTTACGTTCCCGTGCCTGA
- the dprA gene encoding DNA-protecting protein DprA, with product MTPDEIWLRLMKVSNLYGDRMLKIAQRLCAAASVDREALHAVGMSAAQAMLFFRLDGRELDETRRWLEHPEHHLLRADDPRFPFRLRAIADYPGALLVSGDPALLHSAQLAVIGSRLHSWYGARWGKLFSETLARKGMTITSGLALGIDGVAHRGALAAEGKTIAVLGNGLGKVYPRRHASLAQQIIDNGGALVSEFPLITPPLPAHFPRRNRIISGLSLGVLVVEAALRSGSLVTVRCALEQGRDVFALPGPIGNPGSEGPHWLIKQGAVPVTSPEDIVEYWHNELTWLTDTSDSINNCADQPSVALPFPELLANVGDEVTPVDVVAERAGQSVPVTVAQLLELELAGWIAAVPGGYVRLRRASHVRRTHVFV from the coding sequence ATGACGCCCGACGAGATTTGGCTGCGGCTGATGAAGGTCAGTAACTTGTATGGCGACAGAATGCTGAAGATCGCACAGCGCTTATGCGCAGCCGCCAGCGTTGATCGTGAAGCGCTGCATGCTGTCGGGATGTCCGCGGCGCAAGCAATGTTATTTTTTCGGCTTGACGGGCGTGAGCTTGATGAGACGCGGCGCTGGCTGGAGCACCCGGAACATCATCTGTTACGGGCCGACGATCCGCGCTTTCCGTTTCGGCTAAGGGCCATCGCTGATTACCCCGGTGCGTTGTTGGTCAGCGGCGATCCCGCTCTGCTTCACAGCGCGCAGCTTGCCGTTATTGGTAGTCGCCTGCATTCCTGGTATGGCGCTCGCTGGGGGAAGCTTTTCAGCGAAACGTTGGCGCGTAAAGGAATGACTATCACCAGTGGGCTGGCGTTAGGCATTGATGGCGTAGCGCATCGCGGCGCGCTCGCGGCCGAGGGCAAAACCATCGCGGTACTGGGCAACGGACTGGGTAAGGTTTATCCGCGGCGCCATGCAAGCCTCGCCCAGCAGATCATCGATAATGGCGGTGCGCTGGTGTCTGAATTTCCACTAATAACGCCGCCGCTTCCCGCGCATTTCCCCAGGCGCAACCGGATTATCAGCGGCCTGAGCCTGGGCGTGTTGGTGGTTGAGGCGGCATTGCGAAGCGGCTCGCTGGTTACCGTCCGCTGTGCTCTGGAGCAGGGAAGGGATGTGTTTGCCCTGCCTGGGCCGATAGGCAATCCGGGATCGGAAGGCCCACACTGGTTAATTAAGCAAGGCGCGGTGCCGGTGACCTCGCCAGAGGATATTGTGGAATACTGGCACAACGAGCTGACCTGGCTAACTGATACGTCTGATTCGATAAATAATTGCGCCGATCAGCCGTCTGTAGCATTGCCATTTCCGGAGCTCCTGGCTAACGTAGGAGATGAGGTAACACCTGTTGACGTTGTCGCTGAACGTGCCGGCCAATCTGTGCCAGTAACCGTAGCTCAGCTACTTGAACTGGAGTTAGCAGGCTGGATCGCAGCTGTACCCGGCGGCTATGTCCGATTAAGGAGGGCAAGCCATGTTCGACGTACTCATGTATTTGTTTGA
- the fmt gene encoding methionyl-tRNA formyltransferase, with protein sequence MSQSLRIIFAGTPDFAARHLDALLSSEHQVVGVFTQPDRPAGRGKKLMPSPVKVLAEAHNLPVFQPSSLRPQDNQQLVADLGADIMVVVAYGLILPKAVLEMPRLGCINVHGSLLPRWRGAAPIQRSLWAGDSETGVTIMQMDVGLDTGDMLYKLSCPITAEDTSGSLYDKLAELGPQGLLATLAQLANGTAQPEVQDESLVCHAEKLSKEEARIDWSLSAAQLERCIRAFNPWPMSWLEIDGQPLKVWRASVIAEAAHAEPGTIVAATKQGIQVATGDGILSLESLQPAGKKAMSAQDLLNSRREWFTPGTRLA encoded by the coding sequence GTGTCACAATCACTACGTATCATTTTCGCCGGCACCCCCGATTTTGCAGCGCGTCATCTTGACGCGCTGTTGTCGTCTGAACATCAGGTTGTTGGCGTATTCACTCAGCCAGACCGTCCTGCTGGCCGCGGCAAAAAATTGATGCCGAGCCCGGTAAAGGTGCTGGCTGAAGCCCATAACTTACCTGTATTCCAGCCATCTTCCCTGCGTCCGCAGGACAACCAACAATTAGTCGCCGATCTCGGCGCCGATATCATGGTGGTGGTGGCGTACGGTTTGATTCTCCCGAAAGCGGTGCTGGAGATGCCCCGTCTGGGCTGCATCAACGTTCACGGCTCCCTGCTACCGCGTTGGCGTGGCGCAGCGCCGATCCAGCGTTCGCTGTGGGCCGGGGATAGCGAAACAGGCGTAACCATCATGCAGATGGACGTCGGCCTTGATACGGGTGATATGCTGTATAAGCTTTCCTGCCCCATTACCGCAGAGGATACCAGCGGCAGCCTGTACGATAAGCTGGCCGAGCTCGGCCCTCAAGGTCTGCTGGCAACCTTAGCCCAGCTGGCCAACGGCACCGCACAGCCTGAAGTACAGGATGAATCGCTGGTGTGCCACGCCGAGAAGCTGAGTAAAGAAGAAGCTCGCATCGACTGGTCGCTTTCTGCCGCACAGCTGGAGCGCTGCATCCGCGCCTTTAATCCGTGGCCAATGAGTTGGCTGGAAATTGACGGGCAGCCGCTAAAAGTGTGGCGGGCATCGGTCATTGCCGAAGCTGCGCATGCCGAACCGGGTACTATCGTGGCAGCAACCAAACAGGGTATCCAGGTCGCCACGGGCGATGGGATCCTCAGTCTGGAGTCGCTACAGCCTGCGGGTAAAAAAGCGATGAGCGCCCAGGATTTACTCAATTCCCGCCGGGAGTGGTTTACTCCTGGCACCCGTCTCGCCTGA
- a CDS encoding DUF1488 domain-containing protein — protein sequence MNQAIQFPDRELWDAERQGVVFPALVNGMQLTCVISGQILQQRFGAEGPAQWLAAFREHRWDLEEEAEALIRDNQEDAQGWVWLS from the coding sequence ATGAATCAGGCGATTCAGTTTCCCGATCGGGAATTATGGGATGCTGAACGGCAGGGCGTGGTTTTTCCCGCGTTGGTGAATGGGATGCAATTAACCTGCGTAATTTCAGGGCAGATCCTGCAGCAGCGTTTTGGCGCAGAGGGGCCAGCGCAGTGGCTGGCCGCATTCCGGGAACATCGTTGGGATCTTGAGGAAGAGGCTGAGGCATTGATCCGCGATAATCAGGAGGATGCTCAGGGTTGGGTCTGGCTCTCCTGA
- a CDS encoding alternative ribosome-rescue factor A produces MSRYQHTKGQIKDNAIEALLHDPLFRQRVEKNKKGKGSYQRKDKHAARNDREASGKQANRFFTTGLLLSLLIKNGCFVLSADREFRSAGLLL; encoded by the coding sequence ATGAGTCGCTATCAGCATACCAAAGGACAAATTAAAGATAACGCCATTGAGGCACTTCTCCACGATCCATTATTCAGGCAGCGCGTAGAGAAGAATAAGAAAGGGAAAGGAAGCTATCAACGTAAAGATAAACATGCAGCAAGGAATGACCGGGAGGCCAGTGGCAAGCAAGCGAATCGCTTTTTTACCACTGGCCTTCTGCTTTCACTGCTGATTAAGAACGGTTGTTTTGTTCTTTCAGCAGATCGCGAATTTCGCTCAGCAGGACTTCTTCTTTAG
- the smg gene encoding DUF494 family protein Smg — protein sequence MFDVLMYLFETYIHSEAEMRVDQDKLTRDLTDAGFEREDIYNALMWLEKLADYQEGLVEPMQLASDPLSLRVYTEEECQRLDASCRGFLLFLEQIQVLNLETREMVIERVLALDTAEFELEDLKWVILMVLFNIPGCENAYQQMEELLFEVNEGMLH from the coding sequence ATGTTCGACGTACTCATGTATTTGTTTGAAACTTACATCCATAGCGAAGCAGAAATGCGCGTGGATCAGGACAAACTGACGCGGGATCTTACCGACGCAGGTTTTGAGCGGGAAGATATCTATAACGCGTTAATGTGGCTCGAGAAACTGGCTGATTATCAGGAAGGTCTCGTTGAACCCATGCAGCTCGCTTCCGACCCACTGTCGCTTCGGGTATATACCGAAGAGGAGTGCCAGCGTCTGGATGCCAGTTGCCGGGGATTTTTACTCTTCCTCGAGCAGATTCAGGTGTTGAACCTCGAAACGCGAGAAATGGTGATAGAGCGCGTACTGGCGCTGGATACGGCAGAATTTGAGCTGGAGGACCTGAAATGGGTCATCCTGATGGTACTGTTCAATATTCCGGGCTGTGAAAACGCCTATCAGCAAATGGAAGAATTACTCTTCGAAGTAAATGAAGGTATGCTGCATTAA
- the trkA gene encoding Trk system potassium transporter TrkA produces the protein MKIIILGAGQVGGTLAENLVGENNDITLVDTNGDRLRSLQDKFDLRVVQGHGSHPRVLREAGADDADMLVAVTSSDETNMVACQVAYSLFNTPNRIARIRAPDYVRDAEKLFNSEAVPIDHLIAPEQLVIDNIHRLIEYPGALQVVNFAEGKVSLAVVKAYYGGPLVGNALSTMREHMPHIDTRVAAIFRHDRPIRPQGSTIVEAGDEVFFIAASQHIRAVMSELQRLEKPYKRIMLVGGGNIGAGLAHKLEKDYSVKLIERNQQRAAELAEKLQHTIVFYGDASDQELLAEEHIDQVDLFIAVTNDDEANIMSAMLAKRMGAKKVMVLIQRRAYVDLVQGSVIDIAISPQQATISALLSHVRKADIVGVSSLRRGVAEAIEAVAHGDESTSRVVGRSIDEIKLPPGTIIGAVVRGNDVMIANNNLRIEQGDHVIMFLTDKKFISDVERLFQPSPFFL, from the coding sequence ATGAAGATTATTATTCTGGGCGCCGGCCAGGTCGGCGGCACGCTGGCGGAGAACCTCGTCGGCGAGAACAATGATATTACGCTGGTTGATACCAATGGCGACCGTCTGCGCAGCCTGCAGGATAAGTTCGACCTGCGTGTCGTCCAGGGGCACGGTTCTCATCCCCGCGTACTGCGCGAGGCAGGAGCCGATGATGCCGATATGCTGGTGGCGGTCACCAGTTCGGATGAAACCAACATGGTGGCCTGTCAGGTCGCCTATTCATTATTCAATACGCCAAACCGTATAGCCCGTATTCGTGCGCCTGATTACGTCCGCGATGCGGAAAAGCTCTTCAATTCTGAAGCTGTGCCCATCGATCACTTAATCGCTCCGGAACAGCTGGTCATCGACAATATTCATCGCCTGATAGAATATCCCGGCGCGCTGCAGGTCGTGAACTTCGCCGAAGGTAAAGTCAGCCTCGCCGTGGTGAAAGCCTATTACGGTGGTCCGCTGGTGGGGAATGCGTTGTCCACCATGCGCGAGCATATGCCGCATATCGATACGCGCGTGGCCGCCATTTTCCGCCACGATCGCCCCATCCGCCCACAGGGTTCGACGATTGTCGAGGCCGGCGATGAAGTCTTCTTTATTGCCGCCTCGCAGCATATTCGCGCGGTCATGAGCGAACTCCAGCGTCTGGAGAAACCTTACAAACGCATCATGTTGGTCGGCGGCGGCAATATTGGCGCGGGCCTGGCCCATAAGCTGGAAAAAGACTACAGCGTTAAGCTTATCGAGCGCAATCAGCAGCGAGCCGCTGAGCTGGCAGAAAAACTGCAGCATACTATCGTCTTCTACGGTGACGCATCGGATCAGGAGCTGCTGGCCGAAGAGCATATTGACCAGGTGGACCTGTTTATTGCCGTCACTAACGATGACGAAGCAAACATCATGTCTGCGATGCTGGCCAAGCGAATGGGGGCCAAAAAAGTCATGGTGCTGATCCAGCGCAGAGCCTATGTGGATCTGGTTCAGGGTAGCGTCATTGATATCGCGATATCGCCTCAGCAGGCCACGATTTCCGCCCTCCTCAGCCATGTCCGTAAAGCCGATATTGTCGGCGTCTCCTCCCTGCGCCGCGGCGTTGCGGAAGCGATCGAAGCAGTGGCACACGGCGATGAGAGCACCTCGCGGGTGGTCGGGCGGTCGATCGATGAGATCAAGCTTCCGCCAGGCACGATCATCGGCGCCGTCGTGCGCGGGAATGACGTGATGATCGCTAATAATAATCTGCGGATCGAGCAGGGCGATCATGTGATCATGTTTTTGACTGATAAAAAGTTTATTTCCGATGTAGAAAGGCTGTTCCAGCCAAGCCCCTTCTTCCTGTAA
- a CDS encoding DUF1992 domain-containing protein — protein MWLLDQWAERHILDAQTKGEFDNLPGSGVPLTLDDDSHVPAELRAGYRLLKNAGCLPPELEQRKEAVALADLLKGVRQDDPRHAELSKRLALLELKLRQAGLNTDFLRGEYADALLHKINQE, from the coding sequence ATGTGGTTACTGGATCAGTGGGCAGAACGCCATATCCTCGATGCCCAAACCAAAGGCGAGTTCGATAATTTACCCGGTAGCGGCGTGCCGCTAACGCTCGATGACGATTCGCATGTACCGGCCGAGCTGCGGGCAGGCTATCGCCTTCTGAAGAATGCAGGGTGTCTTCCCCCGGAGCTGGAGCAGCGCAAAGAAGCGGTGGCTCTGGCAGACTTGTTGAAGGGGGTCCGTCAGGACGACCCGCGGCATGCCGAACTCAGCAAGCGCCTTGCTCTGCTCGAGCTTAAGCTGCGTCAGGCAGGACTGAACACCGACTTTTTACGCGGTGAGTACGCCGATGCGTTGCTGCACAAAATTAATCAGGAGTGA
- the zntR gene encoding Zn(2+)-responsive transcriptional regulator, whose protein sequence is MYRIGELAKLADVTPDTIRYYEKQQMMDHDVRTEGGFRLYSDNDLQRLRFIRYARQLGFTLEAIRELLSIRIDPEHHTCQESKGIVQARLSEVEARINELQTMRRSLQRLNDACCGTAHSSVYCSILEALEQGASNGNTGR, encoded by the coding sequence ATGTATCGTATTGGTGAGCTGGCAAAACTGGCTGATGTGACGCCAGATACCATCCGTTATTATGAAAAACAGCAAATGATGGATCATGACGTGCGCACTGAGGGGGGATTTCGTCTTTACTCGGATAACGATCTTCAGCGTTTGCGCTTTATTCGCTATGCCCGTCAGCTGGGCTTTACTCTGGAAGCGATCCGCGAATTATTGTCGATCCGTATCGATCCGGAGCATCACACCTGTCAGGAGTCGAAAGGGATCGTTCAGGCGCGATTAAGCGAAGTTGAGGCGCGGATCAACGAGCTACAAACGATGCGTCGCTCTCTGCAACGGCTCAATGATGCCTGCTGTGGCACAGCTCACAGCAGCGTTTACTGTTCGATCCTCGAGGCCCTTGAGCAAGGCGCCAGCAACGGCAATACCGGGCGTTGA
- a CDS encoding type I DNA topoisomerase, with amino-acid sequence MTKSALFSVRKNEPCPQCGAELVIRSGKHGPFLGCSHYPACDYIRPLKSQADGHVVKVLEGQACPSCGAVMVLRQGRFGMFIGCSRYPECEHTELIDKPDETAIACPQCGQGHLVQRRSRFGKTFHSCDRYPDCQFVINFKPVAGECPECHYPLLIEKKTAQGLRRFCASKQCGKPIPAE; translated from the coding sequence ATGACCAAATCAGCACTGTTTTCGGTGCGTAAAAATGAGCCCTGCCCGCAGTGCGGGGCTGAACTGGTGATCCGTTCCGGGAAACATGGCCCGTTTCTCGGCTGTTCGCATTATCCGGCCTGTGACTATATCCGTCCCCTGAAAAGTCAGGCGGACGGGCATGTCGTTAAGGTGCTGGAGGGGCAAGCATGCCCATCGTGCGGCGCGGTTATGGTGCTACGCCAGGGGCGTTTTGGGATGTTCATTGGCTGTAGCCGCTATCCGGAATGCGAACATACCGAGCTAATTGATAAACCAGATGAGACGGCTATTGCTTGCCCGCAGTGCGGACAAGGCCATCTGGTCCAGCGTCGTTCCCGTTTCGGTAAAACCTTTCACTCCTGCGATCGCTATCCTGATTGCCAGTTCGTTATCAATTTTAAACCGGTGGCGGGCGAATGCCCTGAATGCCATTACCCGCTGTTAATAGAAAAGAAGACGGCGCAGGGGCTCAGACGCTTCTGTGCCAGTAAACAATGTGGAAAGCCGATCCCGGCGGAATAA
- the aroE gene encoding shikimate dehydrogenase has translation METYAVFGNPIAHSKSPSIHHLFARQLGITHPYGRVLAPLDDFVSSLNQFFAEGGKGANVTVPFKEEAFARADELTERAALAGAVNTLKRLEDGRLLGDNTDGIGLLSDLERLGFIKPRQRILLIGAGGASRGVLLPLLSLGCAVTIVNRTYARAHELATLFAHTGSVSAREMDTLAGETFDLIVNATSSGIEGDVPAIPASVVNPDVYCYDMFYQKGATPFLQWCQQHGATHYADGLGMLVAQAAHAFLLWHGVLPAITPVIEKLQQELNA, from the coding sequence ATGGAAACCTACGCTGTTTTTGGTAATCCGATTGCGCACAGCAAGTCGCCTTCTATTCACCACCTTTTTGCCCGCCAGTTAGGCATTACCCATCCTTATGGACGTGTGCTGGCGCCGCTGGACGATTTTGTCTCTTCTCTGAATCAGTTTTTTGCGGAAGGAGGAAAGGGCGCCAACGTTACCGTTCCTTTCAAAGAAGAAGCCTTTGCGCGCGCGGATGAACTGACAGAACGCGCTGCGCTGGCGGGAGCGGTGAATACCTTGAAACGTCTGGAAGATGGGCGTTTGCTGGGCGACAACACGGATGGTATTGGTCTTCTGAGCGATCTGGAGCGTCTGGGATTCATTAAGCCACGCCAGCGGATCCTGCTTATCGGTGCCGGTGGCGCATCGCGTGGGGTACTGCTGCCGCTGCTATCGCTGGGGTGCGCTGTGACGATCGTCAATCGCACCTATGCTCGCGCCCATGAGTTAGCCACGCTCTTCGCCCATACCGGTAGCGTCAGCGCCCGGGAAATGGATACCTTAGCCGGGGAAACTTTCGATCTGATCGTCAATGCAACATCCAGTGGGATAGAGGGTGATGTGCCGGCTATCCCGGCGTCTGTTGTTAACCCCGACGTGTATTGCTATGACATGTTTTACCAGAAAGGGGCGACGCCATTTCTTCAGTGGTGCCAGCAGCATGGCGCAACCCACTACGCTGACGGGCTGGGAATGCTGGTGGCGCAAGCCGCCCATGCCTTTCTGCTATGGCACGGCGTCCTGCCGGCTATCACCCCGGTTATAGAAAAGCTGCAACAGGAACTGAATGCATGA
- the tsaC gene encoding L-threonylcarbamoyladenylate synthase type 1 TsaC — protein MNNNLPSEAVAHAVAVLNNEHVIAYPTEAVFGVGCDPDSETAVMRLLELKQRPVEKGLILIAASFEQLKPYIDDSRLSDSQRAAIFSCWPGPVTFVFPARPETPRWLTGRFDSLAVRVTNHPLVIELCEAYGKPLVSTSANLTGQPPCRTTAEVRAQFGDSFPVVDGATGGRQNPSEIRDALTGELFRQG, from the coding sequence GTGAACAATAACCTGCCCTCAGAAGCCGTCGCCCATGCCGTGGCGGTCCTGAATAATGAACATGTCATCGCCTATCCCACGGAAGCTGTTTTTGGCGTCGGCTGCGACCCTGACAGCGAAACGGCCGTTATGCGTCTGCTGGAGCTGAAGCAGCGTCCTGTTGAGAAGGGATTGATCCTTATCGCCGCTAGCTTTGAGCAGCTGAAGCCCTATATTGATGATTCTCGGTTAAGTGACTCGCAGCGGGCAGCAATCTTTTCCTGCTGGCCAGGACCGGTGACGTTTGTATTCCCGGCTCGTCCTGAAACGCCACGCTGGCTGACGGGTCGTTTTGATTCGCTGGCCGTACGCGTAACCAACCATCCGCTGGTGATTGAATTGTGCGAAGCCTACGGAAAACCGCTGGTCTCGACGAGCGCCAATCTCACCGGTCAACCGCCTTGCCGCACTACCGCAGAGGTCCGTGCTCAGTTTGGTGACAGCTTCCCGGTCGTGGATGGCGCTACGGGCGGACGTCAAAATCCATCTGAAATACGTGATGCCCTGACGGGTGAACTGTTCCGCCAGGGGTGA